From a single Pyxicephalus adspersus chromosome 11, UCB_Pads_2.0, whole genome shotgun sequence genomic region:
- the UBASH3B gene encoding ubiquitin-associated and SH3 domain-containing protein B, which translates to MAAKEEDMYSKIIPRRNRQHRTGTIKHGSSLEILLSMGFPKSRAQKALASTGGRSVQAACDWLFSHVDDPFLDDPLPREYVLYLRPMGPLAQKLSDFWQQSKQLCGKNKAHNIFPHITLCQFFMCEDKNVDALCEALQTTVSRWKTKFPNPLPLELYTSSNFIGLFVSDECAEILKKFAADFAEEALNKTDVQVEPHKKQLHVTLAYHFQANHLATLEKLAHSIDVNLGCDWVATIFSRDIRYVNHETLQVLYPYIPQNDDELELVPGDFIFMSPVEQTNTSEGWLYGSSLATGCSGLLPENYVTKADECGTWVFHGSYSLLNTTDAASYPLSDGVLDRRVPDDQGLVDTASLTIICQPMQPLRVNSQPGPKKRCFFVCRHGERMDVVFGKYWLSQCFDAKGRYVRTNLNMPQSLPQRSGGYRDYEKDAPITVFGCTQAKLVGQALLESNTTVDFIYCSPSLRCVQTAHNILKGLKQESKGKIRVEPGLFEWTKWVSGTSLPAWLSPSELAAANLSVDTTYRPHIPISKLVVSESYDTYMSRSFQVTKDILSECKGKGNSVLIVAHASSLEACTRQLQGLTPQNAKDFVQVVRKIPYLGFCCCEELGDSSLWQLTDPPILPLTHGPTGGFNWRETLLQE; encoded by the exons gcaaAAAGCATTGGCATCAACTGGTGGGAGAAGCGTCCAGGCAGCCTGTGATTg GCTCTTCTCCCACGTGGATGACCCCTTCCTGGATGACCCCCTCCCCCGGGAGTATGTCCTGTACCTGCGGCCCATGGGTCCATTGGCCCAGAAGCTGTCTGACTTTTGGCAGCAGTCGAAGCAGCTCTGCGGCAAGAACAAAGCACATAACATTTTCCCGCACATAACGCTCTGCCAGTTCTTCATG TGTGAAGACAAAAACGTTGACGCCTTATGTGAAGCATTGCAGACCACGGTCAGCCGATGGAAAACCAAATTCCCCAACCCCCTCCCCCTGGAGCTCTACACGTCTTCCAATTTCATTGGGCTCTTTGTGAGCGACGAATGCGCCGAGATCCTGAAGAAGTTTGCAGCAGATTTTGCTGAAGAGGCCTTGAACAAAACGG ACGTCCAGGTGGAGCCACACAAGAAGCAATTACACGTGACGCTGGCGTATCACTTCCAGGCCAATCACCTGGCGACGCTGGAGAAGCTGGCCCACAGCATCGATGTAAATCTGGGCTGTGATTGGGTGGCTACAATCTTCTCCCGGGACATCCGATATGTCAATCACGAG ACCCTGCAGGTTTTGTACCCCTATATACCGCAGAACGATGACGAGCTGGAGTTGGTCCCCGGGGATTTCATCTTCATGTCACCGGTGGAGCAGACCAACACCAGCGAAGGTTGGCTGTACGGCTCATCGCTGGCCACCGGCTGTTCTGGCCTCCTACCGGAAAATTACGTCACCAAAGCAGACGAATGCGGCACCTGGGTGTTTCACGG GTCGTACTCCCTCCTCAACACAACGGACGCCGCCTCTTATCCCCTCAGTGATGGGGTCCTGGATAGACGAGTGCCGGATGACCAGGGCCTGGTGGACACGGCCTCGCTCACCATTATTTGTCAGCCCATGCAG CCTCTACGGGTAAACTCGCAGCCGGGCCCCAAGAAGCGCTGTTTCTTTGTGTGCCGCCATGGTGAGCGGATGGACGTGGTGTTTGGGAAATACTGGCTGTCGCAGTGCTTTGATGCAAAAG GCCGCTATGTGCGCACCAACCTGAATATGCCGCAGAGTTTACCGCAGAGGAGTGGCGGATATCGAGATTATGAGAAGGACGCTCCGATCACCGTGTTCGGGTGCACGCAGGCCAAGCTGGTCG gTCAGGCCTTGCTGGAGAGTAACACAACTGTAGATTTCATATATTGCTCCCCATCACTGCGCTGCGTACAGACAGCACACAATATACTGAAAG GCCTCAAAcaagaaagcaaaggaaagatccGGGTGGAACCGGGCTTGTTTGAGTGGACGAAGTGGGTGTCCGGTACCTCGCTGCCTGCTTGGCTCTCACCCTCAGAACTGGCAGCTGCCAACCTAAGTGTGGACACAACGTACAG ACCTCACATACCAATCAGCAAGCTGGTGGTATCCGAGTCATATGACACATACATGAGTCGGAGTTTCCAGGTGACAAAGGACATCCTCAGCGAGTGTAAGGGCAAAG GTAATAGCGTCCTGATAGTAGCACATGCCTCCTCCCTAGAGGCTTGCACCCGCCAGCTACAGGGTCTCACCCCTCAGAACGCCAAGGACTTTGTCCAGGTCGTCAGGAAG ATTCCGTATTTGGGTTTCTGCTGTTGTGAAGAGTTGGGTGACTCCAGTCTGTGGCAGCTGACGGACCCCCCGATTCTTCCGCTCACTCACGGGCCCACCGGCGGATTTAACTGGAGAGAGACTTTGCTGCAGGAGTGA